Proteins from a genomic interval of Gadus macrocephalus chromosome 2, ASM3116895v1:
- the LOC132473031 gene encoding E3 SUMO-protein ligase ZBED1-like → MVVAAQVGGYLHVKCFAHTLNLASQRALKLPAVARLLGRVRKINTFFHRSTIANSMLEQKQKLLDLPTHKLKTDVVTRWNSGYEMLQRFLEQQPAICAALLSSDVRRSGSDICTLNENDITDAEDIMQALRPMFVATKIVSEEKNPTLSIIAPVHAKLLNDTHQAMGDKPIVRDIKQAINQDLQKRYSTVEEKNTLHTASALDPRFKSLPFLTTDDISATYSKLVVEAASLQPTIRQEETSSASGIEMDGQDLEVLEEPQPKRRSGLADLLGETFSTTAPLKSAFSQAEEEVKRYQEASPLPLEENPLNWWKAHEKMYPFLAKLAKRYLSIPGTSVSAERVFSTAGDIVTAQRSTLTSEHVDQLLFLSKNANIPK, encoded by the exons ATGGTAGTGGCTGCGCAGGTCGGGGGCTACCTTCACGTGAAATGTTTTGCCCATACCCTCAACCTCGCCTCACAGCGCGCACTTAAGCTGCCTGCTGTCGCTAGGTTACTGGGAAGAGTCCGGAAAATAAACACTTTTTTCCACCGCAGTACAATCGCCAACTCCATGttggaacaaaaacaaaagctccTGGACCTCCCCACTCACAAGCTTAAGACCGATGTTGTGACCCGTTGGAACAGTGGCTACGAAATGCTTCAGCGTTTCTTGGAACAACAACCAGCGATCTGTGCTGCTCTGTTGTCCTCTGACGTCAGGCGGTCAGGAAGTGATATTTGCACCCTCAACGAAAATGACATTACAGACGCTGAGGACATAATGCAGGCACTTCGACCGATGTTTGTAGCCACGAAAATAGTTTCAGAGGAGAAGAATCCCACTTTGTCCATCATTGCTCCAGTGCATGCAAAGCTGCTAAATGACACACATCAGGCAATGGGGGACAAACCAATTGTGAGGGACATCAAACAGGCAATAAATCAAGATCTGCAGAAGAGATATAGCACTGTTGAGGAGAAAAACACCCTCCACACAGCATCGGCCCTGGATCCACGATTTAAGTCACTGCCTTTCCTGACCACAGATGACATCAGTGCCACATATTCCAAACTGGTTGTGGAGGCAGCCAGCCTTCAG CCCACTATTAGGCAAGAAGAGACCAGCAGTGCCTCTGGAATAGAAATGGATGGACAGGATCTTGAGGTGCTTGAAGAGCCACAACCTAAAAGAAGATCTGGGCTAGCTGATTTACTGGGAGAAACATTTTCTACCACAGCCCCACTAAAGTCAGCATTTTCCCAAGCTGAAGAGGAAGTGAAGAGATACCAGGAGGCTTCTCCACTGCCACTTGAAGAAAACCCTCTCAACTGGTGGAAAGCTCATGAGAAAATGTATCCTTTCCTGGCCAAACTCGCCAAAAGATACCTGAGCATTCCAGGCACAAGTGTGTCTGCTGAAAGGGTGTTCTCCACTGCAGGGGATATAGTCACAGCCCAGAGGAGCACTTTAACATCTGAGCATGTTGACCAACTGCTTTTTCTGAGCAAAAATGCCAACATTCCAAAATGA